The Geoglobus acetivorans genome window below encodes:
- a CDS encoding symporter small accessory protein yields MLGFGDAWTAAGYVLTLLSVIGGILYGLLRR; encoded by the coding sequence ATGCTGGGGTTTGGAGATGCGTGGACGGCAGCGGGATACGTTCTAACTCTGCTGAGTGTGATTGGAGGGATACTGTACGGTCTTTTGAGGAGGTGA
- a CDS encoding P-II family nitrogen regulator has translation MKMVVAIIRPERFEAVEDALAEKGYIGMTVTEVKGRGEQKGIKLQYRGTTIDVDLLQKIKLEIVVDDKDVDKVIEIICKNARTGKYGDGRIFVIPVEKSVRVRTGELITSDS, from the coding sequence ATGAAGATGGTTGTTGCGATCATAAGGCCTGAAAGGTTTGAGGCCGTGGAGGATGCACTGGCGGAAAAGGGCTACATTGGGATGACTGTGACGGAGGTGAAGGGCAGAGGAGAGCAGAAGGGAATAAAGCTTCAGTACAGAGGCACCACGATAGACGTAGACCTCCTGCAGAAGATAAAGCTGGAGATCGTGGTTGATGATAAGGACGTGGACAAAGTTATTGAAATAATCTGCAAAAATGCAAGAACTGGCAAGTACGGAGATGGCAGGATATTCGTGATCCCGGTGGAGAAATCAGTCAGGGTCAGGACCGGCGAGCTGATAACTTCCGACAGTTAG
- a CDS encoding acetyl-CoA carboxylase biotin carboxylase subunit, with translation MFRKILIANRGEIAVRVMRACKELGIKTVAVYSKADLHAFHRVYADECYFIGEPEPSKSYLNIDTIIDAAKRSGAEAIHPGYGFLAENPEFARRCNEEGLVFIGPKPEVIEAMGSKINARRLMKEAGVPVVPGSDVLKSEDDAVDFAEKIGYPVVIKASGGGGGIGITIAYSSEEVRRAFEKSRKLGEKYFRDSTVYVEKYLPKPRHIEFQILSDGDKVLHLGERECSIQRRHQKLIEEAPSPIFNEEMREKFGKIAVKGAKHIGYTNAGTMEFLYQDGELYFLEMNTRLQVEHTITEMVTGIDIVKEQIRIAYGTGIGFDQEDVRIRGHAIEARINAEDPVSFLPRSGRITHYRSPGGPGVRVDSGVHMGYEISPYYDSMISKLITWGRTRIEAIARMRRALYEYIIEGVETNIPFHMVVVEDEEFAKGNTHTKFVDERHIPERVLASIKNIRHLKHRLDDIFRGVNGVRKDYDPVAIAVSAVMAYLENERIEGLVEAKVSQSWKIYHRLRSLGWM, from the coding sequence ATGTTCAGGAAGATTCTGATTGCGAACAGGGGAGAAATAGCAGTAAGGGTTATGAGAGCCTGTAAGGAGCTCGGGATTAAAACCGTTGCTGTTTACTCCAAGGCTGACCTGCATGCATTTCACAGAGTTTATGCTGATGAATGCTACTTCATAGGGGAGCCCGAGCCGTCAAAAAGCTACCTGAACATTGACACAATAATCGATGCGGCAAAAAGGAGCGGGGCGGAGGCGATACACCCCGGATACGGATTCCTTGCAGAAAATCCGGAGTTTGCGAGAAGATGTAATGAAGAAGGTCTCGTTTTCATAGGCCCAAAACCAGAAGTTATCGAAGCGATGGGGTCCAAAATCAACGCCAGGAGGTTGATGAAGGAAGCAGGAGTACCTGTCGTACCTGGAAGTGACGTCCTCAAAAGTGAGGATGATGCTGTTGATTTTGCCGAAAAAATCGGATACCCTGTCGTGATCAAGGCCAGCGGAGGTGGAGGGGGAATAGGCATAACAATAGCCTACAGCAGCGAAGAGGTCAGGCGGGCGTTTGAAAAAAGCAGAAAACTCGGTGAAAAGTACTTCAGGGATTCGACAGTTTACGTTGAAAAATACCTTCCAAAGCCCAGACACATCGAGTTTCAGATTTTATCCGATGGTGATAAGGTCCTTCATCTGGGTGAGAGGGAGTGCAGCATCCAGAGAAGACATCAGAAGCTGATTGAAGAGGCCCCATCACCCATATTCAACGAAGAGATGAGAGAAAAATTTGGAAAAATTGCCGTTAAGGGTGCAAAACACATTGGGTACACGAACGCAGGCACTATGGAGTTTCTGTATCAGGACGGGGAGCTGTATTTCTTAGAAATGAACACGAGGCTGCAGGTAGAACATACAATAACCGAGATGGTTACCGGAATAGACATCGTGAAGGAGCAGATCAGGATAGCGTACGGAACCGGAATAGGTTTTGATCAGGAAGACGTCAGGATCAGAGGACATGCCATAGAGGCGAGAATAAATGCTGAAGACCCCGTAAGCTTTCTGCCCAGAAGCGGCAGGATAACACACTACAGGTCCCCTGGAGGGCCAGGTGTCAGGGTGGATAGCGGGGTTCACATGGGTTATGAGATCTCACCGTATTATGACTCGATGATATCCAAGCTGATAACCTGGGGCAGAACCAGAATTGAAGCCATTGCAAGAATGAGAAGGGCACTCTACGAGTACATAATCGAGGGAGTGGAGACAAACATCCCGTTCCACATGGTCGTTGTGGAGGATGAGGAATTCGCCAAGGGTAACACCCACACAAAGTTTGTTGACGAAAGGCACATCCCCGAGAGAGTGCTTGCTTCGATCAAAAATATCAGACACCTGAAGCACAGGCTGGACGACATTTTCCGTGGAGTGAATGGAGTCAGGAAGGATTACGATCCAGTAGCGATCGCAGTATCGGCGGTCATGGCGTATCTTGAAAACGAAAGAATAGAGGGGCTTGTTGAGGCAAAGGTCAGCCAGTCCTGGAAGATATATCACAGATTGAGAAGCCTGGGGTGGATGTGA
- a CDS encoding long-chain fatty acid--CoA ligase has protein sequence MDVENIIGVEGKHLGEVKIEEINRVWLKHYDEWVRPSLEYPEIPLFRLLEDTARTKPENTAIVFFGKEIAYRELDALSNRLANYLKSLGIKKGDGVILAMPNIPQYVVSYYAVLKAGGIVVQANPIYTEREFKHIASNSEARVAIILDQIFDNVYPLKRDGLVDHIILAKVEDYLPFPLSFLYRFKKKKVKVPAETGIHEWKAALASEELKERPEVNPKEDIAVHQYTGGTTGFPKAAMLTHYNLVANVYQTIEWIPGKGEGDVFLGALPYFHVFGMTTSMNAPVAVGAPMILVPDPRDIKRVIQAIDKYRVSIFCGVPTLFNAILNYPDLKKYDLSSLKACISGAAPLPVELKRSFEKETGSKLIEGYGLSETSPVTHGNPFYGLNKEGSIGIPFPDTYALVIDEEGKVLPVGEIGELAIYGPQVMKGYYKMEEETRKTLVSGWLLTGDMAKMDEDGYFYIVDRKKDVIIAGGYNIYPREVEEVLYEHPAVLEAAVVGVPDKYRGETVKAFIVLRPEHRDKVTEKDIEQFCRQKLAAYKVPRIIEFVDELPKSAVGKVLRRVLRDQEVKKMEQS, from the coding sequence ATGGATGTGGAAAACATTATTGGTGTTGAGGGAAAACACCTTGGAGAGGTTAAAATAGAGGAAATTAACAGAGTATGGCTGAAACATTATGATGAATGGGTGAGGCCGAGTCTTGAATATCCAGAAATCCCGCTTTTCAGGCTCCTTGAAGATACTGCAAGAACAAAACCTGAAAACACGGCGATTGTATTTTTTGGCAAGGAGATCGCCTACAGGGAACTTGATGCGCTTTCGAACAGGCTTGCGAACTATCTGAAATCCCTTGGAATCAAGAAGGGCGATGGTGTGATACTTGCAATGCCAAACATTCCCCAGTATGTCGTTTCATACTATGCAGTGCTCAAGGCAGGGGGCATCGTCGTTCAGGCGAATCCAATCTACACTGAACGGGAATTCAAGCACATCGCCAGCAACAGTGAGGCGAGGGTGGCTATAATTCTCGACCAGATCTTCGACAATGTCTATCCTCTGAAGAGAGACGGGCTGGTGGATCACATAATTCTTGCGAAGGTTGAGGATTACTTGCCGTTTCCGCTGAGCTTTCTGTACCGGTTCAAGAAAAAGAAGGTCAAGGTGCCTGCTGAGACGGGTATTCATGAATGGAAGGCTGCACTGGCCAGTGAAGAGCTTAAAGAAAGGCCTGAGGTAAATCCAAAAGAGGACATCGCAGTGCATCAGTACACCGGTGGAACCACAGGCTTTCCGAAAGCTGCCATGCTCACACATTACAACCTCGTTGCGAACGTCTATCAGACGATCGAATGGATTCCCGGCAAGGGAGAGGGGGACGTATTCCTTGGTGCGCTTCCATACTTCCATGTTTTTGGCATGACAACGAGCATGAACGCCCCAGTGGCTGTTGGGGCTCCGATGATTCTGGTTCCAGATCCGAGAGACATCAAGAGGGTGATTCAGGCCATCGATAAATACCGGGTTTCAATATTCTGTGGGGTGCCAACACTGTTCAACGCAATTCTGAATTATCCGGACCTCAAAAAGTACGATCTCAGCTCCCTTAAGGCCTGCATAAGCGGGGCTGCACCCCTCCCGGTTGAGCTGAAGAGATCGTTCGAAAAAGAGACAGGTTCCAAACTCATTGAGGGCTACGGGTTGAGCGAGACAAGCCCCGTAACACACGGAAATCCGTTTTATGGTTTGAACAAAGAAGGGAGCATTGGAATTCCGTTCCCAGATACATACGCCCTCGTCATAGACGAGGAAGGAAAAGTCCTTCCTGTGGGCGAGATTGGCGAGCTCGCCATCTACGGCCCACAGGTGATGAAGGGCTACTACAAGATGGAGGAAGAGACGAGAAAAACCCTGGTCAGCGGATGGCTTTTGACAGGAGACATGGCGAAGATGGACGAGGACGGTTACTTCTACATAGTTGACAGAAAGAAGGACGTAATCATAGCCGGAGGATACAACATCTATCCAAGAGAGGTTGAAGAAGTCCTCTACGAACACCCTGCCGTACTGGAGGCTGCGGTTGTAGGAGTGCCAGACAAATACAGGGGAGAAACAGTAAAGGCGTTCATCGTCCTGAGACCCGAACACAGAGATAAGGTCACAGAAAAGGACATCGAGCAGTTCTGCAGGCAGAAGCTCGCAGCCTACAAGGTCCCCAGAATAATTGAGTTCGTCGACGAACTTCCGAAATCAGCAGTCGGCAAGGTCCTTAGAAGGGTGCTCAGGGACCAGGAAGTTAAGAAAATGGAACAGTCCTGA
- a CDS encoding sodium:solute symporter family protein → MNTAFLIFIVVVYLLVTGYLGYYGFRTTKSSEDYLVAGRKIHPAVMALSYGAAFISTSAIVGFGGIASIFGFPLLWLTFMNIFVGIVIAYAVIGKRVRRKGLELNALTFPELLGRMYGSRFIQVFAGIVVFLFMPLYAGVVLIGAARFIEVSLNVDYNVALLIMSLVIAVYVVYGGIIAVLYTDAFQGLIMLASMILLLVSAYAWFGGVVPAHETLTGLNDIAIKTFAGKIDGYVGWTVFPKFGSEAWITLVTSLILAVGIGVLAQPQLAVRFMTVASDRDLDRAVPVGSIFIFFTVGTAFIVGALSNAYFIETAGMPSIAVAGGNVDKVIPAFINAFMPDWFVAVFLVTLLAAAMSTLSSQFHTIGSALGRDVFQAGFLGGRHAERTVFITRFAIAAGILFSIFLAYVLPPGVIARGTAMFFALCASSFMPAYIGGLYWNRATKTGAEASIISGFVVSMIYIAFFHIKESSALGIAKMLFGREALAGFPWTVLDPMVIALPLSALIFVVVSFLTGADRGGS, encoded by the coding sequence GTGAATACGGCGTTTTTGATTTTTATTGTCGTGGTGTATCTACTCGTAACAGGGTATCTCGGGTATTACGGATTCAGAACAACAAAAAGCTCGGAAGATTACCTGGTTGCTGGCAGGAAGATACATCCTGCGGTCATGGCATTGTCCTACGGAGCGGCGTTTATCTCAACCTCTGCCATTGTTGGGTTTGGAGGCATAGCGAGCATTTTTGGCTTTCCTCTTCTCTGGCTGACATTCATGAATATATTTGTCGGAATAGTCATAGCGTATGCAGTTATAGGTAAAAGAGTGCGGAGAAAGGGTCTTGAGCTGAATGCACTCACCTTTCCGGAGCTTCTTGGAAGGATGTACGGTTCGAGGTTCATTCAGGTATTCGCCGGAATTGTTGTTTTTCTCTTCATGCCTCTCTATGCGGGAGTGGTTCTCATCGGAGCGGCAAGGTTCATTGAGGTGTCTTTAAACGTTGATTACAACGTTGCACTGCTCATAATGTCTCTTGTGATAGCAGTTTACGTCGTCTATGGTGGAATTATCGCGGTTCTCTATACTGATGCATTTCAGGGACTTATAATGCTTGCAAGTATGATTTTGCTTCTGGTTTCGGCCTATGCGTGGTTTGGTGGAGTTGTGCCTGCACACGAAACGCTGACAGGTCTGAACGACATTGCGATTAAAACGTTTGCAGGTAAGATCGACGGATATGTGGGGTGGACAGTGTTTCCAAAATTCGGCAGTGAGGCGTGGATAACTCTCGTGACCTCTCTGATCCTCGCTGTGGGAATTGGTGTTCTTGCTCAGCCACAGCTTGCCGTCAGGTTTATGACGGTTGCAAGCGACAGGGACCTTGACAGGGCAGTACCGGTTGGCTCGATTTTCATATTCTTCACGGTAGGCACGGCATTCATTGTGGGGGCTCTCAGCAATGCCTACTTCATTGAAACTGCTGGCATGCCGTCTATTGCTGTCGCGGGCGGAAACGTTGACAAGGTAATTCCCGCATTCATCAATGCCTTCATGCCTGACTGGTTTGTGGCGGTGTTTCTCGTAACTCTGCTCGCTGCAGCGATGTCAACGCTGAGCAGCCAGTTCCACACCATAGGCTCGGCTTTGGGAAGGGACGTTTTTCAGGCCGGATTTCTTGGAGGAAGGCATGCTGAAAGGACGGTTTTCATAACAAGATTTGCAATCGCAGCAGGAATACTTTTCAGCATATTTCTCGCATACGTTCTGCCTCCCGGAGTCATAGCGAGGGGGACAGCCATGTTTTTCGCTCTCTGCGCTTCGTCGTTCATGCCAGCATACATTGGCGGACTTTACTGGAACAGAGCAACGAAAACGGGAGCGGAGGCAAGCATAATTTCTGGATTTGTGGTTTCAATGATTTACATCGCTTTCTTCCACATAAAGGAATCCTCAGCTCTGGGAATAGCAAAAATGCTGTTTGGAAGGGAAGCCCTTGCGGGATTTCCGTGGACGGTTCTGGATCCAATGGTTATAGCTCTGCCCCTCTCGGCACTGATTTTTGTGGTCGTCAGCTTTCTGACAGGGGCTGACCGTGGAGGTAGTTGA
- a CDS encoding CopG family transcriptional regulator translates to MKNPPRISIALDDETYSIFNELKESFSSASEFFRELLKFYREFSFLEDYDPFKIKTYVEMLSEGEHVILDIDHLVAFLRFIKNHPDSDEFWRVHENVSKAHADEFRGKDVNFILKRLETCNFFRLNVKEGEYTLVTGNEEVKEFTKKFLEGVFEGMGLKFEIKEEFAKLRIKTEKN, encoded by the coding sequence ATGAAGAATCCGCCCAGAATATCCATAGCACTTGATGACGAAACTTACAGCATATTCAACGAGCTTAAAGAGTCATTCAGCAGTGCAAGTGAGTTCTTTAGAGAATTGCTCAAATTTTACCGGGAATTCAGCTTTCTCGAAGATTATGATCCGTTCAAAATCAAAACCTACGTGGAAATGCTCTCCGAAGGGGAGCATGTAATACTCGATATCGACCACTTGGTGGCATTCCTCAGATTCATCAAAAATCACCCGGATAGCGACGAATTCTGGAGAGTGCATGAAAACGTCTCAAAAGCCCATGCAGACGAGTTCAGGGGTAAAGACGTGAACTTCATCCTGAAAAGACTCGAAACCTGTAACTTTTTCAGACTGAACGTTAAAGAGGGGGAGTACACATTAGTTACCGGCAACGAGGAGGTGAAAGAGTTCACGAAAAAATTCCTCGAGGGTGTTTTTGAGGGCATGGGGCTGAAGTTTGAAATAAAAGAGGAATTTGCAAAGCTCAGAATAAAAACAGAAAAAAATTGA
- the hisG gene encoding ATP phosphoribosyltransferase: MIIALPNKGRLREPAVELLKSAGIKVEADTRRLVASTNREDISVLFVRAKDIPEYVYKNAAQVGITGLDMVEETGVDVEVLLRLGFGRAKIVVAIPQNSEISSIHDLSGRSIATEFRKIAERFLENHGIDAEIVEVSGACEIAPAMGIADAIIDLTSTGETLRLNNLRVIHEILETEAVLIANRSYVDDFNVQALKTAIESVLNARGMVYLMMNVPEEMLEDVKSVAPGLKGPTVMKVESNGMVAVHVVIHESELFEVVQKLKKAGARDILVIPVQRLIF; the protein is encoded by the coding sequence ATGATAATTGCTCTGCCAAATAAAGGGAGGCTCAGGGAACCAGCAGTCGAACTGCTGAAATCTGCCGGGATAAAGGTAGAAGCAGATACAAGGAGACTCGTTGCGAGTACGAACAGAGAGGACATCTCTGTTCTCTTCGTCAGGGCGAAGGATATTCCAGAATACGTGTACAAAAATGCCGCACAGGTGGGCATAACCGGGCTTGATATGGTGGAGGAAACAGGAGTCGATGTTGAGGTGCTACTCAGGCTCGGTTTCGGCCGGGCGAAGATAGTGGTTGCAATCCCTCAAAATTCCGAAATCAGCAGCATACATGATCTTAGCGGAAGATCAATTGCCACTGAATTCAGAAAAATCGCAGAACGCTTTCTGGAAAATCACGGAATTGATGCCGAAATAGTTGAGGTGAGCGGAGCATGCGAAATCGCCCCGGCTATGGGTATTGCAGACGCAATTATCGACCTGACATCAACAGGAGAGACACTCCGGCTGAACAACCTGAGGGTCATTCACGAGATACTTGAAACTGAAGCCGTTTTAATAGCCAACAGAAGTTATGTCGACGACTTCAATGTTCAGGCCCTTAAAACTGCCATTGAGAGTGTTCTGAACGCAAGGGGAATGGTGTACCTCATGATGAACGTTCCCGAAGAGATGCTTGAAGATGTGAAAAGTGTCGCACCGGGATTGAAAGGGCCAACCGTGATGAAGGTCGAATCCAACGGCATGGTTGCAGTTCATGTTGTGATCCATGAGAGCGAACTTTTTGAAGTTGTGCAGAAACTCAAAAAAGCTGGAGCGAGAGACATTCTCGTAATTCCTGTCCAGAGACTTATCTTTTAA
- the serA gene encoding phosphoglycerate dehydrogenase: MRVLIASNIDSHAIERMEKEGLEVDVMPGLDEEELERIIENYDALVVRSSPKVTARIIDKAKKLKIIGRAGVGVDNIDVSYATQKGIVVVNAPGGNTVSTAELTIGMILAAARKIPQADKSVKEGRWERKKFVGKELRGKTIGIIGLGRIGYEVAKRARAFEMNVIAYDPYISEARAREVGVKVVDLDELVRNADIITVHVPKTKETENLIGEEEFEKMKEGVIVINCARGGIINEKALINALKSGKIYAAALDVYETEPPDFDSELFTFDNVVTTPHIGASTKEAQEIVGMIIAEDIVNMLHGYPVKNAVNLPSLSPEDFEFLMPYLKLAEKMGKIAAARLSGNFERVKITYRGKLAEKDTSYLSRAVLKGLLEYILGPNINLVSAPPIAKERGIEVEESKIERTDSYESIIEMEVLGRNGSIYIAGTSFGRDDYRVIRIDKYKVDFVPEGHYIISLHEDKPGVIGRVGTLFGRNGINIAGMIVGRHGNKPGGIQLMLLLVDDPPSDEVLEEMEKLDGILDATYICL; this comes from the coding sequence ATGAGAGTTCTGATAGCAAGCAACATAGACAGCCACGCCATTGAAAGGATGGAAAAGGAAGGTCTCGAAGTTGATGTAATGCCGGGACTCGATGAGGAAGAGCTTGAAAGGATTATTGAGAATTATGATGCCCTTGTTGTCAGGAGCTCTCCAAAGGTTACGGCAAGGATAATTGATAAGGCGAAGAAGCTGAAGATAATTGGGAGGGCTGGAGTTGGTGTTGACAACATAGATGTGAGCTATGCCACCCAGAAGGGAATTGTGGTGGTTAATGCTCCTGGAGGAAACACGGTTTCCACTGCAGAACTCACGATCGGCATGATACTCGCTGCTGCGAGAAAAATTCCACAGGCGGATAAAAGCGTGAAAGAGGGAAGATGGGAGAGGAAGAAATTCGTTGGTAAGGAGCTGAGAGGCAAAACGATCGGTATAATCGGACTTGGAAGAATTGGATACGAGGTTGCCAAGAGGGCAAGGGCCTTTGAGATGAATGTGATAGCCTACGACCCCTACATCTCCGAGGCGAGAGCGAGAGAGGTTGGTGTTAAGGTTGTCGATCTGGACGAGCTTGTCAGGAATGCCGACATCATCACTGTCCACGTTCCCAAGACCAAGGAGACTGAAAACCTGATTGGTGAAGAAGAATTCGAAAAAATGAAGGAAGGAGTCATAGTCATCAACTGTGCGAGGGGAGGTATCATTAACGAAAAGGCACTCATAAATGCCCTTAAGAGTGGCAAAATCTATGCAGCAGCACTTGATGTTTATGAAACCGAACCTCCTGACTTCGACAGTGAGCTTTTCACCTTCGATAACGTTGTAACCACGCCCCATATTGGTGCATCAACAAAGGAAGCTCAGGAGATTGTGGGAATGATCATTGCAGAGGATATTGTGAATATGCTTCATGGCTATCCTGTCAAAAATGCGGTAAATCTTCCGTCCCTTAGCCCGGAAGATTTCGAATTTCTCATGCCATATCTCAAGCTTGCCGAGAAGATGGGCAAGATAGCTGCAGCAAGGCTTTCGGGCAACTTTGAGAGGGTCAAGATAACCTATCGAGGAAAGCTCGCCGAAAAAGATACGTCTTACCTGTCGAGGGCAGTACTCAAGGGTCTTCTGGAATACATTCTGGGCCCGAACATCAATCTGGTCTCCGCACCGCCCATCGCCAAGGAAAGGGGCATAGAGGTGGAGGAAAGCAAGATAGAGAGAACAGATAGCTACGAGAGCATAATTGAGATGGAGGTTCTGGGACGAAATGGTTCGATATACATTGCCGGAACGAGCTTTGGCAGGGATGATTACAGGGTTATAAGGATCGACAAGTACAAGGTGGATTTTGTGCCTGAAGGCCATTACATTATATCCCTGCACGAGGACAAACCTGGAGTCATCGGCAGGGTTGGAACTCTGTTTGGGAGGAACGGCATAAACATTGCCGGAATGATCGTCGGCAGGCATGGGAACAAGCCGGGCGGAATACAGCTGATGCTGCTCCTCGTGGATGACCCGCCATCCGACGAAGTTCTCGAAGAAATGGAAAAGCTTGATGGCATACTGGATGCGACATACATCTGTCTCTGA
- a CDS encoding ammonium transporter, with translation MNSGDVAWILTSTALVMLMIPGVGLFYAGMVRKKNVVSMISLSIVSAILAGVIWVLYGYSLAFSGDVGGFIGDLSKILLANVSLDGSDAIPEMLFMMFQMMFAGVTLAIITSAIAERIRFSAFVLFGVLWLTLVYIPFAHWLWGNGWLAGIGALDFAGGIVVHVSSGFGALALAFAVGKRYGYGEHPIEPHSIPLTLIGGSLLWFGWFGFNGGSALLADRIAVNAITVTFIASCFAGLTWMILSWMNGKPGSLGIITGVIAGLASITPAAGFVDIPGAIVIGILAGVICFMALEFRIKKGIDESLDAWAVHGVGGAMGSIAVGIFANPAISGYAGLLHGGFDLLLTQLLAVAVTAVYAFMVTFAIAKAVDYVVPLRVELEEEYVGLDISQHGEVGYA, from the coding sequence ATGAACAGTGGGGATGTGGCGTGGATACTGACATCTACAGCACTTGTAATGCTGATGATTCCTGGAGTGGGGTTATTCTATGCCGGAATGGTGCGAAAGAAAAATGTAGTCTCAATGATCTCTCTGAGCATAGTCTCTGCAATCCTGGCTGGGGTAATCTGGGTGCTGTACGGCTACTCTCTTGCGTTTTCGGGTGATGTCGGCGGGTTCATTGGGGATCTATCCAAAATACTGCTGGCAAATGTGAGCCTGGATGGCAGCGATGCAATACCTGAAATGCTGTTCATGATGTTTCAGATGATGTTTGCGGGAGTTACGCTAGCTATCATAACTTCAGCCATTGCTGAGAGAATCAGGTTTTCAGCATTCGTTCTCTTCGGGGTTCTCTGGCTCACTCTCGTTTACATCCCGTTTGCCCACTGGCTGTGGGGAAATGGATGGCTTGCAGGCATTGGAGCGCTGGATTTTGCGGGCGGTATTGTGGTCCACGTGAGCTCAGGGTTCGGAGCTTTGGCTCTGGCATTTGCAGTTGGTAAAAGATACGGCTACGGGGAACATCCAATTGAACCACACAGCATCCCGTTAACGCTTATTGGGGGATCGTTGCTGTGGTTTGGGTGGTTTGGCTTCAATGGAGGCAGCGCCCTGCTTGCTGACAGAATAGCCGTGAATGCCATAACTGTAACATTCATCGCCTCATGCTTTGCAGGACTGACCTGGATGATCCTGAGCTGGATGAATGGAAAACCGGGAAGCCTTGGGATAATAACGGGTGTTATAGCAGGACTTGCATCAATAACACCGGCTGCGGGATTCGTTGACATTCCCGGGGCGATAGTGATAGGAATACTGGCAGGAGTTATATGCTTCATGGCACTGGAATTCAGAATCAAGAAGGGGATTGACGAGAGCCTCGATGCCTGGGCAGTTCACGGTGTTGGAGGTGCCATGGGAAGCATTGCGGTAGGCATATTCGCAAATCCGGCCATTTCAGGATATGCTGGCCTTCTTCACGGGGGATTTGATCTGCTCCTGACCCAGTTGCTCGCTGTTGCTGTAACTGCAGTATATGCGTTCATGGTAACCTTTGCCATCGCAAAGGCGGTTGATTACGTGGTGCCACTTAGGGTTGAGCTTGAGGAAGAGTACGTGGGCCTGGACATATCCCAGCACGGTGAGGTGGGTTATGCATGA
- a CDS encoding tRNA (N(6)-L-threonylcarbamoyladenosine(37)-C(2))-methylthiotransferase, whose translation MRIYIETYGCTTNQADSDLIRGILSEKYEIVDTDAKADIVVVNTCGVIGYTERKIIRRITELKRSGKRVISTGCLARISRKRMLEISDAIVSPDNIHVIGKAVEDVISGKKAEILKVSNTDKSELCKFKRRLNENAIAIVSISEGCLGSCSYCATKIARGRLRSFSPDSIVREIEIALKSGFREIQLTSQDTGAYGIDKNTNLAGLLKKISGLDGDFRVRVGMMNPQHARMILDELINAYSSEKIYKFLHIPVQSGDNRVLEDMRRGHTVEDYEEVISEFRRNFDDVVISTDIIVGFPTETEESFWKSYELIKRTKPDIVNITRFSPRKGTPASKLRDIPDWIKKERSRKLTELTREIGLENNIKFIGKKERVLVTKEGKNGTLLSRTDSYRPVILDSGKIGEFKNVKIVEAKFNYLHGQPLSES comes from the coding sequence GTGAGGATATACATAGAGACTTACGGATGCACAACGAATCAGGCGGACTCGGATCTGATCAGAGGGATCCTGTCAGAAAAATACGAAATCGTGGATACCGATGCCAAAGCAGACATCGTTGTAGTGAACACCTGCGGGGTGATAGGTTACACTGAGAGAAAGATCATCAGAAGAATCACCGAGCTAAAAAGATCGGGAAAAAGAGTGATCTCAACCGGATGTCTTGCCAGAATTTCAAGAAAGAGGATGCTTGAAATTTCGGATGCGATTGTAAGCCCAGACAACATTCACGTGATCGGTAAAGCGGTTGAGGATGTCATATCTGGAAAAAAAGCCGAAATTTTGAAGGTATCCAACACTGACAAATCAGAACTCTGCAAATTTAAGAGAAGGCTAAATGAGAATGCCATCGCCATTGTGTCCATTTCTGAGGGCTGTCTCGGGAGCTGCAGCTACTGCGCAACAAAAATCGCCAGGGGCAGATTGAGGAGCTTTTCCCCCGACAGTATAGTCAGAGAGATCGAAATCGCCCTCAAATCCGGTTTCAGAGAAATACAGCTCACATCCCAGGACACGGGAGCGTATGGTATTGACAAAAACACAAATCTTGCCGGGCTTTTGAAGAAAATTTCCGGCCTTGACGGAGACTTCAGGGTTAGAGTGGGGATGATGAATCCCCAGCACGCAAGAATGATTCTTGACGAGCTTATCAACGCTTATTCATCAGAAAAGATCTACAAGTTCCTGCACATTCCTGTGCAGAGTGGGGACAACAGAGTCCTCGAGGACATGAGGAGGGGACATACTGTCGAGGATTACGAGGAAGTTATTTCGGAGTTCAGGAGGAATTTTGACGATGTTGTTATCTCGACAGACATAATAGTGGGCTTTCCAACAGAAACCGAAGAATCTTTCTGGAAAAGCTATGAGCTGATTAAAAGGACAAAACCGGACATCGTGAACATAACGAGATTTTCACCAAGGAAAGGAACTCCCGCATCAAAGCTCAGAGATATCCCGGATTGGATTAAAAAGGAAAGAAGCAGAAAGCTTACAGAGCTTACGAGAGAGATCGGCCTTGAGAACAACATCAAATTCATCGGAAAAAAGGAAAGAGTCCTTGTAACAAAGGAGGGTAAAAATGGAACACTGCTTTCAAGAACTGATTCGTACCGCCCGGTAATACTGGACAGTGGAAAAATAGGAGAGTTCAAAAATGTGAAAATAGTCGAAGCAAAGTTCAACTACCTCCACGGTCAGCCCCTGTCAGAAAGCTGA